The window TGATCCAGTAGCATTGCCCTTTTCTTCGGGGACAACAGGGCTTCCAAAAGGAGTGATATTGACCCATAAAAGCTTGATAACAAGCGTGGCTCAGCAAGTGGATGGAATAAACCCTAACTTGTATCTCAAACAAGAAGATGTTGTGTTATGCGTTCTGCCTCTGTTTCACATATATTCGTTGAACAGTGTTTTGTTATGTTCTTTGAGAGCTGGAGCTGCGGTTTTATTGATGCACAAATTTGAGATAGGAACATTGTTGGAGCTTATTCAGAGACACAAAGTGTCCGTGGCCGCCGTGGTTCCGCCGCTGGTATTAGCATTGGCGAAGAATCCGATGGTGGCAGCGTATGACTTGAGCTCCATCAGAGTGGTGCTTTCAGGGGCTGCGCCGCTCGGAAAGGATCTGGAGGATGCTCTGCGTAATAGAGTGCCTCAGGCTATCATCGGACAGGTTAGTGTTTTCGAGAAAttctatctttttctttttgcaaaATTACGTTAATTTGTCTTTGAAAAATAACATtttcttaaataatttaattaataaagtaGAGATGTAACGGTTAACCTAATATTATGTTAGTTGACAATAAATTAGGATTAAATAAACTTGAAAATTGATAGTTAATGTAAAGGGGAAAAAAGAGAAATGAGTTGAAAGACATTGAATTTTCACATGAAACTCAAACTAACTGGGAAATGATAATTAAGAAAAAGAGAGGAGAAGTCATAACCAAAAGCAGAAGATAGAGACGTGGAATTAAATGAATGAAAAGAGAAGTAGTAGATGGATTGTGTGATACAGAAAGATAGTTTCAAGGATAAGACAATTAGTGAAACAAGTAGATTGTGGATTAATTGAAGGGTTTTGATATATGGAGTCCTCAGAGTGGTATATAAACATTTAATTTAACGCAATagagaaaattattttagaagttctaaatatatattttattctatgcaattgtTTGATATTTAGTAGTTTCGTGCATACTTATTAAATATTTCATGCATTTACATTAGTAAACTTTATTGTATTTAGAAGTTTAATGCATAACAAATATAGATTTAGAACTTCCAAAACAATATCTCTATTGCATTAAATGCTTATATACAGTCCTTAGAGCTGTATATATCAAAACTCTTAatttaaaacattctatttattAAGAGTCTTACCCCATTTTCCTGCTAATATTATAATGTTGTTGGGTTATTAGCTAACTTAAGTCTATGGTTTCCGGATTTCTATGTCTCTAAAATGATGTTGGATTCTATTATGGTTTGGTCTGGTTCTCTAAACTCCTAGTGTAATAGTATGATGAAGACATCATCCTCACTACTGGTAATATGTGTGGAAAAGTTGTGAAGGTGGATAAAAAGACCTCGATTTGAGAACGTGGTCCTTTTGCTCGTGTGTAGAGATTAATTTGTATGTCTCATTATTGGCTCAGTTTTGGATCGAAGATGAGATGTATCGGATTAGGTATGAAGGTCTTCATGTAGCTTGCACGAAGTGTGGTCAGTATGGTCATTCTAAAGAAAATTTCACTCAACCGAGTATTATCAAAGAGGTTGCCTCTCAGTACAGATAGAATGGTCAAAATATTGCTACGCCCCTCTTCCTTCTCAGGAATTCACTCTACTAGTGATGAAGCAAGGGTGGTCCACAATCAGAAGCTTCTACGAATAAATTTTTAGGAGATACGTCACAATACCTCGACGTGACATGAGCGTATAAGGGCTTCTCAAGaatctgttttccttttataagggttaataaaatcatttattttGGTTTTTTGACCCTATATTGTAGGCAAGAACTTGTTTCAGTTGCATATCATAAGAAATTCGAACAACTGCTTCAAATAACCCCAAACCAAATTGTTTGGGATTCAGAAGTGAAAGATAGTTGTTTGAAGATAGGTTTGGGAAAGCCGCTTTCTTCATGCCCGATTCCGGGTCAAGAATAGAGCAGTTATCGATAAACCAGTACTAGAAGCAAGGAGTCGACAATAGATAGAAACGGGGCTTCTCCCACTAAATGCTACGGACTGCTAGTCAAAAAAATTCCATTAATGAAAGATGTAAATCCATTGGAAAATCAAAAATACATATGAAATGGTGGTTGTTGCTATCTGCTCCAATAACGAATAGTTTGTTTCATTGAATAACTAAATGGGCGGAGTAGCACAAAATATAGCGAGAAAGTCTATTTCAATAGTAGCATCCAAAATGCCTATACAAACTTAATTCCTTATTTCAAAATAAGAATATAAAACCAAAGGAAAAAGACCTTTTGGGCCATTCTACTAAAGAAGCACGTTAAAGGAAAACCAATTTCTCTATGTGGCTAAGCTACCCTTAGGTTATTACCTGAACTCTGTTAGATTATTTAGAGCCTTCACATGCCGGAACAAGTTCGTTTCTTCCTTTGGATCACGATTCATGAAAAATTATTGTCCAACGAAAACCGGTATGGGTGCCAACTTGCTACTAACGAAAACTGTCAGATTTTCCGAGGCAATGATTGACCTTTTGAGGGATTATAATCATGCATTTTTTTGGGTTTCTCTCATCCTTGGCCATTTTCAAAATGCTTTTTTCTATGCTCACCTCTCGGCTTGGATGGCTACTAATTTAAACAATTCTTTCTCTTGGGAGGAGAAGAGTTGGGCAATCCACATTATTTTGCGGTATGATGGATTTGTAAAGGTAGGAACAACCTCGCTTATAAGGATCAAATTCTTCATGCGATCGACTTCAACCTCATAAAAAAACCAGGCTCTTAATTCTATTCGAGCTTTTGATAGCATTCACAGCCAGGGGTCCCAAGTGAATAAAGTCCTTTCTTGGATTTGTTGGCATCCTCCTATTAGAAACTGGGCCAAAATTAACATCGACGGTACTTGTAAAGATGACTCTAGATGGGCTTCTGCGGGTGGCTTAATTAGGGATTGAAATGGTATTTGCCGAGAAGTTTTGCGATTAATATTAGTAGTTGTTCAGCCTTTCAGAACTTTGGAGTCTTCACTTTGGCTTCTTCACTTTGGCATGAAGCTTTCTTGGAAAAAAGTATTGttgtttcatttttttagtttgattcCACTGTTGTGTGAAATTTTATGATGGTAGTATGGCCTCAAATCGAGCCTTAGCGCAACGGTAGACGTTGTTGTGGTGGGACCTCTCCCCGGACCCCGTTTTtcgttgttttgttttgtttaggGCTGTTTCTTAAACCTTCCttctcttcaaaaaaaaaaaaaagagaaatgagTTGAAAGACATTGAAGTTTCACATGGAACTCAAACTATTACTAATTGGGAGATGATAATTTCCATAATTAAAAAAAGGATAACAAAGTCATAATAAATGAGTGTCATAACCAAAAGCAAAAGGTAGAGACGTGGAATTAAATGAATGAAAAGAATACAAGTAGATGGATTTGTGATGTAGAAAGAAAGATAGTTTCAGGGATGAGTGAGACAACTAATTAATGAAACAAGTAGATCATTCACAACTTAATTTAACACattctaattaaaataaaataaaatagtgagAATAGGTTGTTTTGTTGTGATGTAATGAAATGATAAGCAAAGCAGGGATATGGAATGACAGAGGCAGGGCCAGTGGTGTCAATGTGCTTAGGGTTTGCAAAGCAACCCTTCCCAACCAAGTCAGGCTCATGCGGCACCGTCGTTAGGAATGCAGAGCTCAAGGTCATTGACCCTGAAACCGGTACCTCCCTCTCCTACAATCAGCCTGGTGAAATTTGTATCCGTGGTCATCAAATTATGAAAGGTAAATCAATTTCAAACGCTATTGTTTTTGGAATCTCTTATAATATATACTTGTCTACAGGATATCTTAACGACCAAGAAGCCACAGCCAACACCGTAGATGTTCAAGGCTGGCTTCATACTGGGGACATTGGTTATgtagatgatgatgatgaagttTTCATTGTTGATAGActcaaagaaatcatcaaattcaaagGCTTTCAAGTACCACCAGCTGAACTTGAAGCTCTTCTTTTACACCATCAATCTATTGCAGATGCTGCTGTTGTACCGTAAGTTGTACTACTGTCATCccccttttttcttttaactCCATCTACCAAATGCTTATAATAACCTCACTTCACTTCAGCCAAAAAGATGAAGCTGCTGGTGAAGTTCCTGTTGCTTTTGTTGTTCCATCCAACGGCTTTCACCTCACTGAACATGCCGTCAAAGAATACATAGCAAACCAGGTGGTGTTCTACAAAAGGCTGCACAGAGTCTACTTCGTTCATGCAATTCCAAAGTCTCCATCAGGAAAGATACTCAGAAAAGATCTAAAAACCAAGCTAGCCACACCCTCCTCCCTATCGTCTTAAATTCTTTCTAATAATTAGGATTTATACTTGCTGGCTTCATCACATAAACCTATTTACAAGGAAGGAAGCATCCTCCTAAATCTTATTTCATActtctaccttttttttttaaattttatttgctaATCCATGTAATTCTTTCTTAATTATAGTGAACCTAATTATAGTGAACAAAATGGTGTTTTTCCCGAAAAAGTAACTTCACTTTTTTGCAAGTCTTTGTCCCAATTTCACtatttctttttccttatcTACCCCCTTTCTCTATTCACAAAATAcctcatcaaatacaacctacAGATGCCATTCAACAAACTATTCAATTATACCCCAATACATTAAAAGTTACAACCAAGAAACATGGCCTCTAATAATGCTAAATCATTATTTCTATATTACTTTTCGAGCATGAAATCAGACGCAACTCTAAAGGACAATAGACACTCCATGATTGTGAATCAAATGCACAATCAGCAGCATGCAttgaatattactaaactggaaAACCAAAAAGCCTAATGCAGATGAAAGTAGAGGGAAGTTAGTTATATAAAATTGCAAGGCAAGCATGAGAAATGAGAATGGTCATTTCAAATCCTTATTCTGTTGGTATTGAACATATAATCATTAATACATGGATTTGTCACAATCCCCAAACAAATACGGAAAAAGATTGAAACAAGATAGACAGACACAGTTTGCCTAATAACAGCATATACCCCATGCAGGTCATTAACATTGCAAATAAAAGGGTACCCATTAACTAGTGATGATGATCTTGGACATAGCGTAGACCACAATACTTGCAGACAGCTGGCTCCTTCAAGTCAAGGCATATGAATTCAATTGGATGTCCAAGTGCAGGGTTCATGTctgaaaaaacaaacaacagaTGTGCGTTTTATGGATAGGAGACTTGGAGAGTACTATTTAGTTAAAATTTGAAACCAACTAATTCCCAACTATCAAGACAAGAACTAACCTCCTTCACATGCAACAATTCTGCCTTCAACCTTGATGGGGGGAATTTCATTAATCAACTCCATAGGAGATTTCTTGCTAGTGTCCTAGAAATGAAAAAAACACACATGGTTACAAGCGATTTCACTTCTTTAGTGCAGCTCTCCCAATCAGAAAATAAATGCCACAAACTTAAACAAAAAACTCATACTCAGTGGAAGACCACAGGCATGAAGCACGAATCTCAAAAGGCAAGATATTATAGCCAGTGTTGATTTTGAAGAGTTTATACATTTCACTGAAACTCTTGGAAACTTATATGAAATATTCCGGGTCACAATTCAATAAGTTTACGAAAAGTAGGAACCTTTTTTCTTAAAAATGCAATGTGTTTTAATGTGTTCTCAAAAGTAGACCGAAGCCAATCACATGTTGATTAACTCCCTAATATTTTCTGGATCTTCTACAagatttcaaaatgaaaaaaatccTCTTTTTTCACTTTTATATGATTTGCATGTGCTTTTTTTATTgtgtatatatttaaaaaaatgcaAATGCATCcttaaacaattaaaaaaaagtggCATTGATCCCCttttcaaatttataaatttacccCTACACTTTTCTTTGCAAATATCCCCACATTTCTATTTTCTATATTTCTTTACAAATATCACCTTTTGGTGTCTGTTTCCATTTTAATGCGACATAGATTATAGCTTGTCTACTAATTCAGATCTCCGATATGATAATACAAGACTATAACTACCTGCCATTATAGACTCACTTCCCAAAGCACTACTCAGTTTAAACTACACTGACCAATGTTTATTAGATCTTTTATTGTTTAAGGGACCTGCACAAGACAAGTTACTCAATGCTATTAAATTAAACTTGACCAGCAAAAAAAATCAGATTCAACTTGATTTTATTCAAATAAACCTGGATCTCAAGTAGATCAGGCAAAGTTCAGAAGACTTGAAGTGTTATATACTCGAACAGGTTAACGTGCTAACTAACTACTTGATCTTTTTTCTGAACAGATACTGGAAATCATACATTAtagaacaacaacaacaacaaagtcttag is drawn from Euphorbia lathyris chromosome 9, ddEupLath1.1, whole genome shotgun sequence and contains these coding sequences:
- the LOC136205112 gene encoding 4-coumarate--CoA ligase 2-like isoform X2: MISIAPLEPPKQQVSSPQNHKSSSQTHVFRSKLPDIPISNHLPLHDYCFQYLPNFSDRPCLISGSTGKIYTFSETHLLSRKAASGLSNLGIKKGDVIMILLQNCPEFVYSFMAASMIGAVTTTANPFYTRNEILKQFSSSGAKLIITQSLYVDKLRDVQGLDFTIITIDAPPENCVHFSTLISESEIPNVVNFEEDDPVALPFSSGTTGLPKGVILTHKSLITSVAQQVDGINPNLYLKQEDVVLCVLPLFHIYSLNSVLLCSLRAGAAVLLMHKFEIGTLLELIQRHKVSVAAVVPPLVLALAKNPMVAAYDLSSIRVVLSGAAPLGKDLEDALRNRVPQAIIGQGYGMTEAGPVVSMCLGFAKQPFPTKSGSCGTVVRNAELKVIDPETGYLNDQEATANTVDVQGWLHTGDIGYVDDDDEVFIVDRLKEIIKFKGFQVPPAELEALLLHHQSIADAAVVPQKDEAAGEVPVAFVVPSNGFHLTEHAVKEYIANQVVFYKRLHRVYFVHAIPKSPSGKILRKDLKTKLATPSSLSS
- the LOC136205112 gene encoding 4-coumarate--CoA ligase 2-like isoform X1 yields the protein MISIAPLEPPKQQVSSPQNHKSSSQTHVFRSKLPDIPISNHLPLHDYCFQYLPNFSDRPCLISGSTGKIYTFSETHLLSRKAASGLSNLGIKKGDVIMILLQNCPEFVYSFMAASMIGAVTTTANPFYTRNEILKQFSSSGAKLIITQSLYVDKLRDVQGLDFTIITIDAPPENCVHFSTLISESEIPNVVNFEEDDPVALPFSSGTTGLPKGVILTHKSLITSVAQQVDGINPNLYLKQEDVVLCVLPLFHIYSLNSVLLCSLRAGAAVLLMHKFEIGTLLELIQRHKVSVAAVVPPLVLALAKNPMVAAYDLSSIRVVLSGAAPLGKDLEDALRNRVPQAIIGQGYGMTEAGPVVSMCLGFAKQPFPTKSGSCGTVVRNAELKVIDPETGTSLSYNQPGEICIRGHQIMKGYLNDQEATANTVDVQGWLHTGDIGYVDDDDEVFIVDRLKEIIKFKGFQVPPAELEALLLHHQSIADAAVVPQKDEAAGEVPVAFVVPSNGFHLTEHAVKEYIANQVVFYKRLHRVYFVHAIPKSPSGKILRKDLKTKLATPSSLSS
- the LOC136206802 gene encoding NADH dehydrogenase [ubiquinone] iron-sulfur protein 6, mitochondrial gives rise to the protein MASSLFRTLTRSSNLGSTTRNFSLVSSQISNHTAKWMQDTSKKSPMELINEIPPIKVEGRIVACEGDMNPALGHPIEFICLDLKEPAVCKYCGLRYVQDHHH